The following are encoded in a window of Tessaracoccus flavescens genomic DNA:
- a CDS encoding phage holin family protein — MPIEPRHPLVEIKDAVSDFVAKEAELASAELKPAAKAAGMGAGFFAGAAVFLFHALWMLVILITLAVGLLLHSVTPMGPWVSFTLGFLVSVLFSVLVAGILFTLGRGKFSQVKKPEATISEAKATLDAVVDAIASRTKGSDVAIKPGNLPQFRDAEEGDLP; from the coding sequence ATGCCCATAGAGCCACGTCATCCACTGGTCGAGATCAAGGATGCGGTTTCCGACTTCGTCGCCAAGGAGGCCGAACTCGCCTCTGCCGAGCTGAAGCCTGCGGCGAAGGCCGCCGGAATGGGCGCCGGATTCTTTGCCGGCGCCGCCGTCTTCCTCTTCCATGCGCTCTGGATGCTGGTCATCCTGATCACGCTTGCGGTCGGTCTGCTGCTGCACTCGGTGACCCCGATGGGGCCGTGGGTCTCGTTCACCCTCGGCTTCCTGGTGAGCGTCCTCTTCTCCGTTCTGGTGGCGGGCATCCTGTTCACACTCGGCCGCGGCAAGTTCTCCCAGGTGAAGAAGCCGGAGGCCACGATCAGCGAGGCGAAGGCCACGCTGGACGCGGTCGTGGACGCCATCGCTTCACGCACGAAGGGCAGCGACGTCGCCATCAAGCCGGGCAATCTGCCTCAGTTCCGCGACGCGGAAGAGGGCGACCTGCCCTGA
- a CDS encoding RidA family protein, giving the protein MHASERLAELGIDLPAVAAPVAAYVPATRAGGQILTSGQLPFVDGALSVTGKVGAEVSAEEAASAARIAALNAVAAAADVAGGVDLIRRVVKVVVFVASDPAFSGQPAVANGASLLLGEIFGEAGVHVRSAVGVAVLPLDSPVEVELVVEV; this is encoded by the coding sequence ATGCACGCCTCTGAGCGCCTGGCTGAGCTGGGCATCGACCTTCCTGCCGTCGCCGCCCCGGTCGCCGCCTACGTGCCAGCCACCCGCGCTGGAGGTCAGATCCTCACCTCGGGGCAGCTCCCCTTCGTCGACGGCGCGCTCAGCGTGACCGGGAAGGTGGGCGCCGAGGTGTCGGCCGAGGAGGCAGCGTCCGCGGCGAGGATTGCGGCACTCAACGCCGTGGCAGCCGCGGCCGATGTCGCGGGCGGCGTGGACCTGATCCGTCGCGTGGTGAAGGTCGTCGTGTTCGTCGCGAGCGACCCGGCGTTCAGCGGCCAGCCTGCCGTAGCCAACGGCGCCTCGCTCCTGCTCGGAGAGATCTTCGGTGAGGCGGGCGTCCACGTGCGCAGCGCCGTCGGGGTCGCCGTCCTCCCCCTCGACTCGCCGGTCGAGGTGGAACTGGTGGTCGAGGTCTGA
- the nth gene encoding endonuclease III gives MNQALATLYPDARAELDFTSPFELLIATVLSAQSTDRRVNAVTAVLFDRYPTPLALAEADRAQVEEIIQPVGFFRNKTTAIIGLSRSLVDDFDGNVPDTLDELVTLPGVGRKTANVVLGNAFDIPGITPDTHLIRLANRFGWVESTKPDVVEQAVGALFPPSEWVMVCHRVIWHGRRCCHARKPACGACVVYDLCPSRDLGEQDPVKAAKLIREPRN, from the coding sequence ATCAACCAGGCTCTGGCGACCCTCTACCCAGACGCCAGGGCCGAGCTCGACTTCACGTCGCCTTTCGAGCTGCTGATCGCCACCGTGCTCTCCGCACAGTCGACCGACCGCAGGGTCAACGCCGTCACCGCCGTCCTCTTCGACAGGTATCCGACGCCGCTGGCTCTCGCGGAGGCCGACCGGGCCCAGGTCGAGGAGATCATCCAGCCGGTCGGCTTCTTCCGGAACAAGACCACCGCCATCATCGGCCTGTCACGCAGCCTCGTCGACGACTTCGACGGGAACGTCCCGGACACGCTCGACGAGCTCGTCACCCTTCCCGGTGTGGGCAGGAAGACGGCGAACGTCGTGCTCGGCAACGCCTTCGACATCCCAGGCATCACCCCGGACACCCACCTGATCCGCCTGGCCAACCGGTTCGGCTGGGTCGAGAGCACCAAGCCCGACGTCGTCGAGCAGGCTGTCGGCGCCCTCTTCCCCCCTTCGGAGTGGGTGATGGTGTGTCACCGGGTCATCTGGCACGGCCGCCGCTGCTGCCATGCCAGGAAGCCCGCCTGCGGAGCCTGCGTCGTCTACGACCTGTGCCCAAGCCGGGATCTCGGCGAACAGGATCCGGTCAAGGCGGCGAAGCTCATTCGGGAGCCTCGTAACTGA
- a CDS encoding TlpA family protein disulfide reductase → MRIPRTVTTAAALLLLSACVPNGVDAPTSPAPPTPAATSPADLAALRQQYGLPDCPTTDPEAEQLDGGLPRTALTCLGSDTVLNLAGLPRTPTVINLWAQWCAPCRAESPYLRAVSADLTEVSFIGINYDDPQPDWALEFADLVGWDYPHIMDPQKELQVPLKVPGLPTTYFIDADGRIAGVHPGELESEQQLRDLTAKYLGVS, encoded by the coding sequence ATGAGGATCCCGCGCACCGTCACAACCGCCGCAGCCCTGCTGCTGCTGTCGGCCTGCGTGCCGAATGGAGTTGACGCCCCGACGTCGCCAGCGCCCCCGACCCCAGCGGCCACCTCGCCTGCCGACCTCGCCGCGCTCAGGCAGCAGTACGGCCTCCCTGACTGCCCGACGACCGATCCCGAGGCCGAGCAGCTCGATGGGGGGCTCCCGCGCACCGCGCTGACCTGTCTCGGCAGCGACACCGTGCTCAACCTCGCGGGGCTCCCCCGCACCCCGACGGTGATCAACCTGTGGGCGCAGTGGTGCGCGCCGTGCCGCGCAGAGTCTCCCTATCTGCGCGCCGTCTCCGCCGACCTGACAGAGGTGTCCTTCATCGGGATCAACTACGACGATCCTCAGCCCGACTGGGCCCTCGAGTTCGCGGATCTGGTCGGCTGGGACTACCCGCACATCATGGATCCACAGAAGGAACTGCAGGTGCCGCTCAAGGTGCCGGGCCTTCCCACCACCTACTTCATCGACGCAGACGGACGCATCGCCGGGGTCCACCCTGGAGAGCTCGAGTCGGAACAGCAACTGAGGGACCTGACGGCGAAATACCTGGGGGTCTCGTGA
- a CDS encoding NUDIX hydrolase translates to MRHPEAFADLERALREGPVPRSIGLDRSPRGERHAAVLMLFTDDADPELTFVTRAETLRKHPGQMALPGGRVEPGDTTRAHTALREANEEIGLVADAVSVLGELPPLWVPASRFDVTTVLGVWEGGTPLEPVDPAETGAVHCYRVSDLASEAVRVTASHPTGFLSPAFVFGDQFIWGLTAHLVDWVLELGGWARPWDADRIVEIPARYLRD, encoded by the coding sequence GTGAGGCACCCGGAGGCATTCGCCGACCTGGAGCGCGCCCTCCGGGAAGGCCCGGTTCCCCGCAGCATCGGGCTCGACCGCTCCCCGCGCGGAGAGCGTCACGCCGCCGTGCTGATGCTGTTCACCGATGACGCCGACCCCGAACTCACCTTCGTGACGCGGGCGGAGACGCTCCGCAAACATCCGGGGCAGATGGCACTCCCAGGGGGCCGCGTCGAGCCCGGGGACACCACTCGGGCCCACACGGCGCTGCGGGAGGCGAACGAGGAGATCGGGTTGGTGGCCGACGCCGTCTCCGTGCTCGGCGAACTGCCGCCGCTGTGGGTGCCTGCCTCGCGGTTCGACGTGACGACGGTGCTGGGCGTGTGGGAGGGCGGCACGCCGCTCGAACCGGTCGACCCGGCCGAGACGGGCGCGGTGCACTGCTACCGGGTCTCCGACCTCGCTTCCGAGGCGGTCCGCGTCACCGCGAGCCACCCGACGGGGTTCCTGAGCCCCGCCTTCGTGTTCGGCGACCAGTTCATCTGGGGCCTCACCGCCCACCTCGTCGACTGGGTGCTCGAACTTGGCGGTTGGGCACGTCCCTGGGATGCCGACCGCATCGTGGAGATTCCGGCGCGCTACCTGCGCGACTGA
- a CDS encoding WhiB family transcriptional regulator — MSLAEASEWTLQAKCRDMADSLFPEGKDQKRARSVCMGCPVRSECLAEALDNHIEWGVWGGMTERERRALLRSRPDIESWHDVLLNYQDDPAATITVLPPRRKD; from the coding sequence ATGTCTCTCGCAGAAGCAAGTGAATGGACCCTGCAGGCCAAGTGCCGCGACATGGCGGATTCACTCTTTCCTGAAGGTAAGGACCAGAAGCGGGCTCGTTCCGTCTGCATGGGCTGCCCCGTCAGGTCGGAGTGTCTCGCCGAGGCACTCGACAACCACATCGAGTGGGGGGTCTGGGGCGGCATGACAGAGCGGGAGCGCCGTGCGCTGCTGCGCTCGCGGCCCGACATCGAGAGCTGGCACGACGTGCTGCTCAACTACCAGGACGATCCGGCGGCGACAATCACGGTGCTGCCGCCTCGCCGCAAGGACTGA
- a CDS encoding transglycosylase domain-containing protein, translating into MKSASLSQKAYSLLMFLAVSVLAGLLISGLAVPFTALTGSAGKMAVTALEDMPAELRTPPQHERSEVYMADGSLLATFADENREYVTLDKISTQMQMAQLAIEDHRFYEHGAIDFQGFGRAAIKTLTGDTQGASTLTQQYVKMVRIEMARASGDEEARRKADEVTIERKIIEARYAMALEEELTKDEILERYLNIAYYGDGAYGVQAAAKQYFGVNAADLNLSQSAMLAGIVQNPTSFAPTSKGKVREQSIKKTTERRDVVLNQMAKWDMITLDEAEEAKTPLDFSKGQRTYIGCANSDYPFICDYVRRTLISDQMTSLGETAEERTNTLERGGLRIHTLIDPAAQNSAQKAVSNMVASTDPVLANSVLIQPSTGLIVAMAQSRPVMGEKEFDQTFYNYNVGASMGGAEGYQAGSTFKTFVLASALNQGATPDKTYNAPGRMQFKGDTFRNCEGPFKFDQDYEPQNQGRRGYGTIDMMKASQSSVNTYFIQLIRDTGICSAIDMAKLAGVERSDGKDMRVDANFPAWVLGTTDVTPLSMAEAYATFANRGIHCEPIILKSVERNDGTAVEVPSANCKQVIRQEVADGVNYILKSVALKGTGRPAALGDGRDEAGKTGTTNGAKAVWYAGYTPEMAGVAMITVDKTNPHFKGTKNPSLTGVRVKGGRLDGSGGGDAGQIWKAAMKSALRDKPKTKFTAPSKSILEGVKVKVPSIKGMGYNEAKQTLEAAGFSTSVWRVYSNSSKGTFLGIEPSGTATKFSTIRMKISNGPKPKPKPKPTTPATPNPQAPASIAPPAVEPTPPAAQPTPQR; encoded by the coding sequence ATGAAGTCTGCCTCCCTCAGCCAGAAGGCGTACTCCCTGCTGATGTTCCTGGCGGTCAGCGTGCTCGCCGGGCTCCTGATCTCCGGCCTCGCTGTGCCGTTCACCGCACTGACCGGCAGCGCGGGCAAGATGGCCGTCACGGCCCTCGAGGACATGCCTGCGGAACTCCGCACGCCGCCTCAGCATGAACGCTCCGAGGTCTACATGGCCGACGGGTCCCTGTTGGCAACGTTCGCGGATGAGAACCGCGAGTACGTGACCCTCGACAAGATCTCGACGCAGATGCAGATGGCGCAGCTGGCGATCGAGGACCACCGCTTCTACGAGCACGGAGCCATCGACTTCCAGGGCTTCGGCCGCGCCGCCATCAAGACGCTGACCGGCGACACCCAGGGCGCCTCGACGCTCACCCAGCAGTACGTGAAGATGGTCCGCATCGAGATGGCCCGCGCATCCGGCGACGAGGAGGCCCGACGCAAGGCTGACGAGGTCACGATCGAGCGCAAGATCATTGAGGCGCGCTACGCGATGGCGCTCGAGGAGGAGCTCACCAAGGACGAGATCCTGGAGCGCTACCTCAACATCGCCTACTACGGCGACGGCGCCTACGGCGTCCAGGCTGCAGCGAAGCAGTACTTCGGCGTGAACGCTGCAGACCTCAACCTCAGCCAGTCGGCGATGCTCGCAGGCATCGTGCAGAACCCCACGTCCTTCGCGCCAACCAGCAAGGGCAAGGTGCGCGAACAGTCGATCAAGAAGACCACCGAACGTCGCGACGTGGTGCTCAACCAGATGGCCAAGTGGGACATGATCACCCTTGATGAGGCGGAGGAGGCCAAGACCCCGCTCGACTTCAGCAAGGGCCAGCGAACCTACATCGGCTGCGCCAACTCCGACTACCCCTTCATCTGCGACTACGTCCGTCGCACGCTGATCTCCGACCAGATGACCTCGCTCGGAGAGACGGCGGAAGAGCGCACCAACACGCTGGAGCGCGGCGGCCTGCGGATCCACACGCTGATCGATCCGGCGGCCCAGAACTCGGCCCAGAAGGCCGTGAGCAACATGGTCGCCTCCACCGACCCCGTGCTGGCCAACTCGGTGCTGATCCAGCCGAGCACCGGTCTGATCGTCGCCATGGCGCAGTCGCGCCCGGTGATGGGCGAGAAGGAGTTCGACCAGACCTTCTACAACTACAACGTCGGCGCAAGCATGGGTGGCGCCGAGGGCTACCAGGCGGGCTCGACCTTCAAGACGTTCGTGCTCGCCTCCGCGCTGAACCAGGGCGCCACTCCGGACAAGACCTACAACGCGCCGGGCAGGATGCAGTTCAAGGGCGACACGTTCCGCAACTGCGAGGGCCCGTTCAAGTTCGACCAGGACTACGAGCCACAGAACCAGGGTAGGCGGGGTTACGGCACGATCGACATGATGAAGGCCTCCCAGAGTTCGGTGAACACGTACTTCATCCAGCTGATCCGCGACACCGGCATCTGCTCGGCCATCGACATGGCGAAGCTGGCCGGGGTCGAGCGCTCCGACGGCAAGGACATGCGGGTCGACGCGAACTTCCCCGCCTGGGTGCTCGGCACGACCGACGTGACCCCGCTCTCCATGGCAGAGGCCTACGCCACCTTTGCCAACCGCGGCATCCACTGCGAGCCGATCATCCTGAAGTCGGTCGAGCGCAACGACGGGACCGCCGTCGAGGTGCCTTCGGCCAACTGCAAGCAGGTCATCCGCCAGGAGGTCGCCGACGGCGTCAACTACATCCTCAAGTCCGTGGCCCTGAAGGGCACCGGAAGGCCGGCCGCCCTCGGGGACGGCCGCGATGAAGCAGGCAAGACCGGCACCACAAACGGCGCCAAGGCCGTGTGGTACGCCGGTTACACCCCGGAGATGGCTGGCGTGGCCATGATCACCGTCGACAAGACAAACCCGCACTTCAAGGGCACCAAGAACCCCTCGCTGACCGGCGTGCGGGTCAAGGGCGGCAGACTCGACGGATCAGGTGGTGGCGACGCGGGCCAGATCTGGAAGGCCGCCATGAAGTCGGCCCTCCGTGACAAGCCGAAGACCAAGTTCACCGCCCCCTCCAAGAGCATCCTCGAGGGCGTCAAAGTCAAGGTGCCGAGCATCAAGGGAATGGGTTACAACGAGGCGAAGCAGACGCTCGAGGCGGCCGGCTTCAGCACCTCGGTGTGGCGCGTCTACTCCAATAGCAGCAAGGGCACCTTCCTCGGCATCGAGCCCAGCGGTACCGCGACCAAGTTCTCCACCATCCGGATGAAGATCTCCAACGGTCCCAAGCCGAAGCCCAAGCCGAAGCCGACGACCCCGGCCACCCCGAATCCTCAGGCCCCCGCGTCGATCGCACCTCCCGCGGTGGAGCCGACCCCGCCGGCCGCCCAGCCGACGCCGCAGCGCTGA
- a CDS encoding metallophosphoesterase, which yields MRRPVATAAGAVAAVGAACFGWGLLEARLFTVREARLPLLPQGSQDLRVLHLSDVHLLSRQATKLEFLRSLADLAPDLVVNTGDNISEAGAVYPLMQALAGLRGVPGVFVFGSNDYYAPKFKNPVCYLLDGRSHMAAAPPVELPWRDLRDRLEGYGWVDLTGHRATLEVDGLRISFRGTDDAHLEKDDYALVGGPADETADLNIGVTHAPYARILDAMAADGMDLIFAGHTHGGQVCVPGYGALITNCDLDTARVKGLSRHGAAHLHVSGGLGTSPFAPYRFANRPEITLLTLTARSA from the coding sequence ATGCGCAGACCCGTCGCCACGGCAGCCGGTGCCGTGGCGGCAGTCGGGGCCGCCTGCTTCGGCTGGGGGCTGCTCGAGGCACGCCTGTTCACCGTCCGCGAGGCGCGGCTGCCGCTCCTGCCCCAGGGCAGCCAGGACCTGAGAGTGCTACACCTTTCAGACGTGCACCTCCTCAGCAGGCAGGCCACCAAGCTGGAGTTCCTGCGCTCGCTGGCCGATCTGGCCCCCGACCTCGTCGTCAACACGGGCGACAACATCTCCGAGGCCGGCGCGGTCTACCCTCTGATGCAGGCCCTGGCAGGGCTCCGAGGAGTGCCTGGGGTGTTCGTCTTCGGCTCGAACGACTACTACGCGCCGAAGTTCAAGAACCCCGTGTGCTACCTGCTCGACGGCCGCTCGCACATGGCCGCCGCGCCCCCGGTCGAACTGCCTTGGCGCGATCTCCGCGATCGACTGGAGGGTTACGGCTGGGTCGATCTCACAGGGCACCGCGCCACCCTCGAGGTCGACGGCCTGCGGATCTCCTTCCGTGGCACCGACGACGCCCACCTGGAGAAGGACGACTACGCGCTCGTCGGCGGGCCCGCAGACGAAACGGCCGACCTCAACATCGGCGTCACCCATGCCCCCTACGCCCGTATTCTCGACGCGATGGCCGCGGACGGCATGGACCTGATCTTCGCCGGCCATACCCACGGCGGTCAGGTCTGCGTCCCAGGCTACGGCGCCCTGATCACCAACTGCGACCTGGATACGGCACGGGTCAAGGGCCTCTCCCGCCACGGCGCGGCCCACCTGCACGTCTCCGGCGGGCTCGGCACCTCCCCGTTCGCCCCGTACCGGTTCGCGAACCGCCCCGAGATCACCCTGCTGACACTCACCGCCCGATCCGCCTGA